The nucleotide sequence TGTATGGGCGACTTGGAGTCGTCTATCTGATTCATTAATTGAGTGTTTACCTCtgttaatttcttcatatCCGTGGCAGCAGCCACTTGTTGAGACTTTAGCATAGTTTGCAGTTGATGGATTGGttttttaatgattgaGTTTCACGAACTGCAGGTGTACGAGTGGATCAAGTGTAGCTGGTAATGTTGAAATCAAAGGCTACGGTACCGTGGTTACTGACACACACACATTCACGAAGGTCGCTTATGTTCCCTCCTTACCCttcaatttaatttctGTATTTGCTGCCTCTAAAAAGGCTAATATTGGATTCCTCTTTATTGATGGAAAAGTGATGCAAAAGTCTAACGGTTCATTCAAACAGGTTGGTTATGCTATTAAAGATCTTTATGTTTTAGGTACCCTCCCTCGACCACAGGTAGACGTTTCTCAGTACTCATTCGTAGCTGCTGATAAACTACTTCCTACTATCAAGCCAGGGTTGTCTCATCAATCGCTAACGCATGCCCGGCTAGGACATCCATCTGTCGGATTATACAATCGTTTAGCATCTATCATAGAGGAACCAAGGATCAATGAGAACACCTTCACGCTTTGCCCAACATGTTCTTTATCCAAAGCCACAATGTACAAAGGCAAGTCCTCTACCACAAAATATGATCATGTACTAGAACTGATCCAGGTAGATCTTTGTGGTGGATTCCGATACAACGGGTACGAAGATCACAAATACTTTATGACAATCCATGATGCTGCCTCCAGATACTACAATGTCATTCACCTAAAATCCAAATCTGATGCTGCAGATGAATTGATTGTTGGATCACCAAAGCTGAGAACCAGTTTTTACACAGAGGTTTGAAGGTACTAAAAATAAGGACTGATAATGGTACTGAGTTTGTAAATCAGATCTTTCATGAATTCTGCCGTTCTAAAGGTATTGAACATCAATTAACGGTCCCACATTAAGTAATGGACCTGATCGCAATAAAAGCTCTTCTTATTACTTCTCGAAATTGTATCCATTATAATTCTCAGCGCTCTTTATCTCACTGTGAATACATACTGCTCGTATATTGATAACTGCAATCTTATTAACGTCATCGATTCTCCCATAGACCACGATAATTTTGTCACTCTCGTTAAAATCTAAGGTTCTGTCACATAAAACGCATTGCCCTATCAGTGGCCTCGAGGGAAGGACGGGcttgaaattgaaaaagtcGCCCACATAGTTAAGACCCCGTACGGGACCTCTGCCCGCCCCATCCGTCCCCGGAATGTGCAACCCTATCTTAGTGAGATATGATTATTAGATTTCTCAAATCTGGTGACTGATATTAAGCATTAAAAGGAGATGTCTCCAGTGATGAGCTATGAGATATGTACATCTGGCATTGCAAAATGGCTTTCtctcaaataaataaaaaatcagaATGATCTTATTTGGTCATAAATGTGTTGAGTATAAGGAGCATATTTAGGAATAACTCCTCTACCCGTAGGATCTCCAGGCAGCCATCGCCATTCTTGTAGCGTTATTGCAGATActtctttaatatcatatttcccattctaaatattttcatattttcaacaaataACTATATAAATTCTTTGTTTGTCAAACTTGTtagatataatatttagtttcagatatattttcataGCTTCTGAATGCACTATATAACGTACAAACCACAATCACAAGTTGAACCTGAAACGAACCACAAAACTAATAGCATGTGACACCAACCTTTAGTAGGTggaaaaaattttgaagtttGATTCATTTTAAACGATAGGTATCactaaattaataaaggGACTGATTATCTTGACTAAGGTGCCAAgatgaa is from Tetrapisispora phaffii CBS 4417 chromosome 14, complete genome and encodes:
- the TPHA0N01970 gene encoding GAG-pre-integrase domain-containing protein; amino-acid sequence: MQKSNGSFKQVGYAIKDLYVLGTLPRPQVDVSQYSFVAADKLLPTIKPGLSHQSLTHARLGHPSVGLYNRLASIIEEPRINENTFTLCPTCSLSKATMYKGKSSTTKYDHVLELIQVDLCGGFRYNGYEDHKYFMTIHDAASRYYNVIHLKSKSDAADELIVGSPKLRTSFYTEV